A region of Melitaea cinxia chromosome 15, ilMelCinx1.1, whole genome shotgun sequence DNA encodes the following proteins:
- the LOC123660543 gene encoding uncharacterized protein LOC123660543 yields MRSRSPCDSDSSRARLWKRKRDREEDTSDDTDDKSTAGKCHTARRGRGRPPTTGQYVGLAKAKADYLKQCERELELEAESEAIEISKRVRASRSNIISEGGTVSGECSIIDLHRKAQEYVEAILTVTKISKNLKGTSKKALNESAEGIGEVLGALYHRTTNDEVRQLREANERLEAENVQLRSEISELRQSVADIRRELGSTSTPAPPANENGLIDRIMAGVGAMLDSRLAKLEESGRLLPEASEVRKGPPAASKKIATSPPQTGVTTLTPPANPAPKSASQSAKKKKKKKKAGAATQVAAPTEPRPLPPAPAALTEGWNVVARKGRKAGPPKNQPQPQNKGGPAKKPKTPKLRLPRSAAVQLTLLPGSTRTYAEVLGAIKADGLIASMGVETRYRVSQTGARRFELPGTGNKEKAEELARRIKAVVGEDVAVTRPEKCADLRVAGLDDSVTPQELAGVIAKAGGCAEESIKVGEVRQNFAGIGTAWVRLPVEAAKKVVDGRRLLVGFVSASVTLLKTRPQQCYRCHEVGHVAAKCDKGVDRSGQCYRCGKEGHIRRQCTAEACCPICQAEKKPAGHSLVACPRNKAGRRKKAATKNKTRAPPANRAGEVTMDTQS; encoded by the coding sequence ATGAGGTCGCGATCACCGTGCGACTCCGACTCGTCTCGCGCTCGGCTCTGGAAGCGGAAGCGCGATAGGGAAGAAGACACGTCAGATGACACTGATGATAAGTCCACGGCAGGAAAGTGTCACACGGCGCGCAGGGGTCGTGGTCGACCGCCCACGACAGGGCAATATGTTGGCCTCGCCAAGGCCAAGGCCGACTACCTCAAGCAGTGCGAGAGGGAGCTCGAGCTTGAGGCCGAAAGCGAGGCCATTGAGATCTCAAAGAGAGTGAGAGCTTCGCGATCCAACATAATTTCGGAAGGTGGGACGGTGTCGGGGGAATGCTCGATCATTGATCTACACAGGAAGGCCCAAGAATACGTCGAGGCCATTCTTACTGTCACTAAGATATCAAAGAACCTCAAAGGGACGAGCAAGAAAGCTCTGAATGAGTCCGCCGAGGGTATAGGCGAAGTACTCGGCGCCCTATACCACCGAACGACGAATGACGAGGTCAGGCAGCTGCGGGAGGCCAACGAGCGCCTAGAAGCGGAGAACGTACAGCTCCGCTCGGAGATCTCCGAGCTGCGACAGAGTGTAGCCGACATCAGGCGTGAGCTGGGCTCGACGTCCACTCCAGCCCCTCCCGCGAATGAAAACGGACTGATCGATCGCATAATGGCGGGGGTGGGCGCCATGCTCGACTCCCGCCTGGCGAAGCTGGAGGAGTCTGGCAGACTCCTGCCTGAAGCGTCTGAAGTGCGAAAAGGACCACCGGCGGCTTCGAAGAAGATCGCAACGTCGCCGCCGCAGACAGGGGTCACAACGCTGACTCCGCCAGCGAACCCGGCCCCAAAGTCTGCAAGTCAGTCTgccaagaagaagaaaaagaagaagaaggcggGTGCGGCTACCCAAGTCGCCGCGCCCACCGAGCCTCGCCCCCTACCACCTGCTCCGGCCGCTCTGACGGAGGGGTGGAATGTGGTGGCGAGGAAAGGAAGAAAGGCGGGGCCGCCCAAAAACCAGCCCCAGCCCCAGAACAAAGGTGGGCCGGCTAAAAAGCCAAAAACGCCGAAGCTGCGATTGCCGCGATCGGCGGCGGTGCAGCTGACGCTGTTGCCGGGCAGCACGAGGACCTACGCGGAGGTCCTCGGTGCCATAAAGGCTGACGGCCTTATAGCGAGCATGGGCGTCGAGACTCGCTATAGGGTCTCTCAGACCGGCGCGCGAAGGTTCGAGCTGCCCGGCACCGGCAATAAGGAGAAGGCCGAGGAGCTAGCCCGGCGCATCAAGGCGGTCGTCGGCGAGGACGTGGCGGTCACCCGCCCGGAGAAGTGCGCCGACCTGCGGGTGGCCGGGTTAGACGACTCGGTCACTCCCCAGGAGCTGGCCGGCGTGATCGCCAAGGCGGGAGGATGCGCCGAGGAATCGATAAAAGTGGGCGAAGTACGGCAAAACTTCGCCGGCATCGGGACAGCGTGGGTTCGCCTGCCAGTAGAGGCGGCGAAGAAAGTGGTCGACGGGCGCCGCCTACTCGTCGGGTTCGTGTCGGCGAGTGTGACCCTGTTGAAGACGAGACCGCAACAATGCTATCGCTGCCACGAGGTTGGGCACGTGGCAGCGAAGTGTGACAAGggagtggaccgcagcggccagTGCTACCGCTGCGGCAAGGAGGGGCACATTCGCCGGCAATGTACTGCCGAAGCTTGCTGTCCCATATGCCAGGCGGAGAAAAAACCGGCTGGGCACAGCCTAGTTGCGTGCCCTCGCAATAAAGCGGGAAGGAGGAAGAAGGCGGCGACCAAAAATAAAACCCGCGCGCCGCCTGCCAACAGAGCTGGGGAGGTGACAATGGACACCCAATCATAG